A genome region from Nocardia sp. NBC_00565 includes the following:
- a CDS encoding DNA polymerase IV, protein MPRWLLHVDLDQFQAAVEFRRHPELRGLPVIVGGNGDPDEPRKVVTCASYPARAFGVRAGMALRSAKRKCPDGIFLPLDMASYEEASEEVMALLRTFPGRVEVWGWDEAFLAADTDDPEQLAREIRSAIAELDLSCAIGIGDNKLTAKLATGFAKSAGKSSAAPADTDGAAAGMFRLTAANWVEVMAHRPTNALWGIGNRIAARMAELGIETVADLMAADRHRLAAEFGPNTGPYLWVLGHGKGDTDVTTEPRIPVGRSKSETFPHDLTERAEIRAQVARLATEVAEEMVAAGRVPLRVSVTVRSNTFFTRSKQEKLPEPSTDIPAIVETALRIIDRFELDRPVRLLGVRLELVPE, encoded by the coding sequence ATGCCCAGGTGGCTGTTGCACGTCGATCTCGACCAGTTCCAGGCGGCGGTGGAGTTCCGCCGCCATCCGGAGCTGCGCGGCCTGCCGGTCATCGTCGGGGGCAATGGCGATCCCGATGAACCGCGCAAGGTGGTGACCTGCGCGTCGTATCCGGCCAGGGCGTTCGGGGTGCGCGCCGGAATGGCGTTGCGCTCGGCCAAGCGCAAATGTCCCGATGGCATCTTCCTGCCGCTGGATATGGCCTCCTATGAGGAGGCATCGGAGGAGGTCATGGCATTGCTGCGCACCTTCCCCGGCCGCGTCGAGGTGTGGGGCTGGGATGAGGCGTTCCTGGCCGCCGATACCGACGATCCGGAGCAGTTGGCGCGCGAAATCCGCAGCGCCATCGCCGAATTGGATCTGAGCTGCGCCATCGGCATCGGCGACAACAAGCTCACGGCCAAGCTGGCGACCGGCTTCGCCAAGTCCGCGGGCAAGTCCTCGGCCGCACCCGCAGACACCGACGGCGCGGCCGCGGGCATGTTCCGGCTGACCGCCGCGAACTGGGTCGAAGTGATGGCGCACCGGCCGACGAATGCGTTGTGGGGCATCGGAAATCGGATCGCGGCCCGGATGGCCGAACTCGGCATCGAAACCGTCGCCGACCTCATGGCCGCCGACCGGCATCGCCTCGCCGCCGAATTCGGTCCGAATACCGGGCCGTATCTCTGGGTGCTCGGCCACGGCAAGGGCGATACCGACGTGACCACCGAGCCGCGAATTCCGGTGGGCCGCAGTAAATCCGAAACCTTCCCGCACGACCTCACCGAGCGCGCGGAGATCCGTGCCCAGGTGGCGCGGCTGGCCACCGAGGTCGCCGAGGAGATGGTCGCAGCGGGTCGCGTCCCGTTGCGTGTCTCGGTGACGGTCCGCAGCAATACCTTCTTCACCCGCAGCAAGCAGGAGAAACTGCCCGAGCCGAGCACCGACATCCCGGCGATCGTCGAAACCGCCCTCCGGATCATCGACCGCTTCGAACTCGATCGCCCCGTTCGCTTGCTCGGCGTCCGCCTCGAACTCGTGCCGGAGTAG
- a CDS encoding oxidoreductase: MEFWAMVAHESDSGIVLTRQQVSEDFLGPGEVTIKVHYSSANFKDGLAITAGGGVVRKYPIIPGIDLTGEVVSSEDDDFTPGDLVVAHGYDIGVSHHGGFAEYARVPADWVVKLDGLDTRDAAALGTAGFTAAMSVQALLDHELTPETGAVLVTGATGGVGSVAIDILSGLGFEVIASTGKTGAADLLAELGANEVIGRLPEDPDAKIRALSKAQWAGAVDSVGGKSLAYILSSIGYGGAVAVSGLTGGADLPTTVMPFILRGVALLGIDSAYFPIAKRRALWGRLANELRPQHLSTIENYAPITEAEKVLHAIHNGNHSGRTVFGVAGEF; this comes from the coding sequence ATGGAGTTCTGGGCGATGGTGGCACACGAATCGGATAGCGGGATCGTGCTCACGCGGCAGCAGGTCAGCGAGGACTTCCTCGGGCCGGGCGAGGTCACGATCAAAGTGCACTACTCGAGCGCGAATTTCAAGGACGGGCTGGCGATCACCGCGGGCGGTGGCGTCGTCCGCAAGTACCCGATCATTCCGGGCATCGACCTCACCGGTGAGGTCGTCTCGTCCGAGGACGACGACTTCACCCCCGGCGACCTGGTGGTGGCGCATGGCTACGACATCGGCGTCTCGCACCACGGCGGTTTCGCCGAATACGCCAGGGTGCCCGCCGACTGGGTGGTCAAGCTCGACGGCCTGGACACCCGCGATGCGGCCGCGCTCGGCACCGCCGGTTTCACCGCGGCCATGAGCGTGCAGGCCCTGCTCGACCACGAACTGACCCCCGAAACCGGGGCGGTGCTGGTCACCGGCGCGACCGGTGGCGTCGGCAGTGTGGCCATCGACATTCTGTCCGGGCTCGGCTTCGAGGTGATCGCTTCCACCGGCAAGACCGGCGCGGCCGATCTGCTCGCCGAACTCGGCGCCAACGAGGTGATCGGGCGACTTCCGGAAGATCCCGATGCCAAGATCCGTGCATTGTCGAAGGCCCAGTGGGCGGGTGCGGTGGACAGCGTCGGCGGCAAGTCGCTGGCCTACATCCTCAGTTCCATCGGATACGGCGGCGCGGTGGCGGTCAGCGGCCTCACCGGCGGCGCCGACCTGCCCACCACCGTGATGCCGTTCATCCTGCGCGGCGTGGCGCTGCTGGGCATCGACTCCGCCTACTTCCCCATCGCCAAGCGCCGCGCGCTGTGGGGCCGCCTCGCCAACGAATTGCGGCCGCAACATCTCTCGACCATCGAGAACTACGCCCCGATCACCGAGGCCGAGAAGGTGCTGCACGCGATCCACAATGGGAACCACTCGGGGCGGACGGTCTTCGGGGTCGCGGGCGAATTCTGA
- a CDS encoding TetR/AcrR family transcriptional regulator C-terminal domain-containing protein → MPEIADAAQWRTATAECAAGLRAMILRHPWMASTLGQVGLSYLGPNVMRMTDRMVGLFITGGFTAEEAGDAIGVLVGYVVGVGISEAAWLTMLTRTGQTERELMDGLRPAAEQAAQEFPHLKSDIATENWDQDPSKARDRKFAYGLDRVLDGLNLRRN, encoded by the coding sequence GTGCCCGAGATCGCCGATGCGGCGCAATGGCGTACGGCCACCGCGGAATGCGCCGCCGGCTTGCGCGCCATGATCCTGCGGCACCCGTGGATGGCCTCGACGCTCGGTCAGGTCGGGCTGTCCTACCTGGGCCCCAATGTCATGCGAATGACCGATCGGATGGTCGGCCTGTTCATTACCGGCGGATTCACGGCGGAGGAGGCCGGGGACGCCATCGGCGTGCTGGTCGGCTATGTCGTGGGCGTCGGCATCAGCGAGGCGGCCTGGTTGACCATGCTGACCCGCACCGGCCAGACCGAACGGGAGCTGATGGACGGCCTGCGCCCGGCCGCCGAACAGGCCGCCCAGGAGTTCCCGCATCTGAAATCCGATATCGCTACGGAGAACTGGGACCAGGACCCGAGCAAGGCGCGCGACCGGAAATTCGCCTACGGCCTCGATCGGGTCCTGGACGGTCTGAACCTGCGCCGCAACTGA
- a CDS encoding ABC transporter ATP-binding protein → MSIESVAWSQMYRRANAPQEQRPFRLATAQRILRFAGPHRRRIGAFLLFSVISALLAVATPVLAGRVVNDIVGGAAPRVVVTLAFVIGGIAVVDAALGVIIRWLSSRIGEGLILDLRTAVFDHVQKMPVAFFTRTRTGALVSRLNSDVIGAQRAFSDTLSGVVTNLVTLALTLAVMVRISWQITLLALVLLPVFVLPARRMGNRLAGMQREAAGLNAAMSTQMTERFSAPGATLVKLFGRPQQESDEFALRARRVRDIGVRTAMLQTVFVTSLTLVSALALALVYGLGGWYALRGQLDAGAVVSLSLLLTRLYTPLTALASARMEIMSALVSFERVYEVLDLHPLIEDAPDAVAVPEGPVAVELDDVTFGYPSADKVSLASLEDVATLDTRGGVEVLHNVSLRAEPGQLVALVGSSGAGKSTVAQLVSRLYDVDGGAVRLNGTDVRELSTTSIRDTVGLVTQDGHLFHDTIRANLLLARPEATEAQLWDALQRARLGDLVTSLQDGLDTVVGERGYRLSGGERQRLTIARLLLKQPRVVILDEATASLDSTSEAAVQEALSEALDGRTALVIAHRLSTIRAADQILVLEDGRIVERGTHTQLLAADGRYAELYRTQFAEEPVTVAA, encoded by the coding sequence GTGAGTATCGAATCGGTGGCCTGGAGCCAGATGTATCGGCGGGCGAACGCGCCGCAGGAACAGCGGCCGTTCCGGCTCGCGACGGCGCAGCGCATCCTGCGGTTCGCCGGGCCGCACCGCCGCCGGATCGGCGCGTTCTTGCTGTTCAGCGTGATATCCGCACTGTTGGCGGTAGCGACGCCGGTGCTGGCGGGACGGGTTGTCAACGATATCGTCGGCGGGGCCGCGCCCCGGGTCGTGGTGACTCTCGCGTTCGTGATCGGCGGGATCGCGGTGGTCGACGCCGCGCTCGGGGTGATCATTCGCTGGCTGTCCTCGCGGATCGGTGAGGGACTGATTCTGGATCTGCGCACCGCCGTCTTCGATCACGTGCAGAAGATGCCGGTCGCGTTCTTCACCCGGACCCGCACCGGTGCGCTGGTCAGCCGATTGAACAGCGATGTGATCGGTGCGCAGCGCGCGTTCAGCGACACGCTCTCCGGTGTGGTCACCAATCTGGTGACCCTCGCGCTCACCCTCGCCGTGATGGTCCGCATCTCCTGGCAGATCACCCTGCTCGCGCTGGTGCTGCTGCCGGTGTTCGTCCTTCCGGCGCGACGGATGGGCAATCGCCTCGCCGGGATGCAGCGCGAAGCGGCGGGACTCAACGCCGCCATGAGCACGCAGATGACCGAGCGGTTCTCCGCTCCCGGCGCGACGCTGGTGAAGCTGTTCGGGCGGCCACAGCAGGAGTCCGACGAGTTCGCGTTGCGGGCGCGGCGGGTGCGCGATATCGGAGTGCGCACCGCGATGCTGCAGACCGTCTTCGTCACCTCGCTGACTCTGGTTTCGGCGCTGGCGCTGGCGCTGGTCTACGGGCTCGGCGGCTGGTATGCGCTGCGCGGACAGCTGGATGCCGGTGCGGTGGTGTCCCTTTCGCTGCTGCTGACCAGGCTCTACACGCCGCTCACCGCGCTGGCCAGCGCCCGGATGGAGATCATGTCCGCGCTGGTGAGCTTCGAGCGGGTCTACGAGGTGCTCGATCTGCACCCGCTCATCGAGGATGCGCCCGATGCCGTCGCGGTGCCCGAGGGTCCGGTCGCGGTGGAGCTGGACGACGTCACGTTCGGCTACCCGTCGGCCGACAAGGTGTCGCTGGCCTCGCTCGAAGATGTCGCGACACTGGACACCCGCGGCGGAGTGGAGGTGCTGCACAATGTGTCGCTGCGGGCCGAACCCGGACAGCTCGTCGCGCTGGTCGGCTCCTCGGGTGCCGGTAAATCCACTGTCGCCCAACTCGTTTCCCGGCTCTACGATGTCGACGGCGGCGCGGTGCGGTTGAACGGAACCGATGTGCGCGAGCTGAGCACGACCTCGATCCGCGATACCGTCGGCCTGGTCACCCAGGACGGGCACCTGTTCCACGACACCATCCGCGCCAACCTGCTGCTGGCCCGGCCGGAGGCGACCGAGGCGCAGCTGTGGGATGCGTTGCAGCGAGCCCGGTTGGGCGATCTGGTGACCTCGCTGCAGGACGGTCTGGATACCGTCGTCGGCGAACGCGGCTACCGCCTCTCCGGCGGTGAACGCCAGCGGTTGACCATCGCCAGGCTGCTGCTGAAGCAACCCCGCGTGGTGATCCTCGACGAGGCGACCGCCTCGCTGGACTCGACCTCGGAAGCCGCTGTCCAAGAGGCGCTTTCGGAGGCATTGGACGGGCGTACCGCACTGGTGATCGCGCACCGCCTGTCCACCATTCGCGCCGCCGATCAGATCCTGGTGCTCGAGGACGGCCGAATCGTGGAGCGCGGCACGCACACTCAGCTGCTGGCCGCCGACGGACGCTACGCGGAGCTGTACCGCACGCAGTTCGCGGAGGAACCGGTGACCGTCGCGGCCTGA
- a CDS encoding FAD-binding and (Fe-S)-binding domain-containing protein, with protein MSDALRRRIAGAVDASPRRRAEYSSDASNYRVLPAAVVFPSGDEDVARTLEFAGENGLSVTARGAGTSVAGNAIGTGIVVDFSRYMNVIRGLDPDRRVARVQPGVVLSQLQRRAGAHGLRFGPDPSTQNRCTLGGMIGNNACGPHAVACGRTSDNVRELRILDGTGTERTLAADPSVLPGLPEFTRASLAVIRTELGRFDRQASGYGLEHLLPEHGSAIAKSFVGTEGTCGLLLEAEVDLVALPPATVLTVLGYPDMATAADDIAAVMACDPIAVEGIDARLVDIVRVHRGATSGVPELPRGSGWLFVESAGDTAAEAYAVAEKLCRTVGALDSRIVTDPGAAAALWRIRAEGAGLAGRTPQGHPAWPGWEDAAVPPAHLGAYLRDFAALTKDHGVDGLLYGHIGDGCIHVRLDLPIADAPQRFRAFLHDAAELVVRYGGSLSGEHGDGRARSELLSVMYSQDALDVFAGYKALFDPNDRLNPGVLVAPRPIDTDLRLVGVRPIEAAGGFAFPHDNGDLATAVHRCVGVGKCRADTRATGGFMCPSYLATADEKDSTRGRARVLQEVVRGALPWSSEAVAESLDLCLSCKACRSDCPAGVDVATYKSEALYRRYRHRPRPIDHYALGWLPRWLGAAGRVPRIANAISDIGWLRRIGLRAGGVDPRREVPRLADRSFRRIWRDRRLSGAAQSTAGARSDGAAPSDSNRSAEVMLWIDTFTDAFDPEIALAAVELIESLGYRVRIPQRRVCCGLTWISTGQLDGARARLRATLTALDEHVRGGGIVVGLEPSCTAVLRADLPELLPDDPRAAATAAAVRTLAEFLAEQPNWRPPLRTGRSVVVQPHCHHHAVLDFNQDRQILASMNVNVTEVTGCCGLAGNFGMQSGHYDISVAVAENGLLPALRNADEDSILLADGFSCRTQAAQLGGHRGLHLAQFLLGE; from the coding sequence ATGTCCGATGCGTTGCGTCGCAGGATCGCGGGTGCGGTCGACGCGTCCCCGCGCAGGCGGGCGGAGTACTCCTCCGATGCTTCGAACTATCGGGTGCTCCCGGCCGCGGTCGTCTTTCCGAGCGGTGACGAGGATGTGGCGCGCACGCTCGAATTCGCCGGGGAGAACGGGCTGTCGGTTACGGCGCGCGGTGCGGGAACCTCGGTGGCGGGCAATGCCATCGGAACCGGAATCGTGGTGGACTTCAGCCGATATATGAACGTCATCCGCGGGCTGGACCCAGATCGTCGGGTAGCGCGAGTCCAACCCGGTGTCGTGTTGTCGCAGCTGCAGCGCCGGGCCGGCGCGCACGGGCTGCGGTTCGGGCCCGATCCGTCGACGCAGAATCGGTGCACGCTCGGCGGGATGATCGGCAACAATGCCTGCGGACCGCATGCGGTGGCGTGCGGCCGCACCTCGGACAACGTGCGGGAACTGCGCATTCTCGACGGGACCGGCACCGAGCGGACGCTCGCGGCGGATCCGTCGGTGCTGCCCGGACTACCCGAATTCACCAGGGCGAGTCTCGCGGTGATCCGCACCGAACTCGGCCGATTCGACCGGCAGGCCTCCGGTTACGGGCTCGAACATCTACTGCCGGAACATGGTTCGGCGATCGCGAAATCGTTCGTCGGCACCGAGGGCACCTGCGGACTGCTACTCGAGGCCGAGGTGGATCTGGTCGCGCTGCCACCGGCCACCGTGCTCACCGTGCTCGGCTATCCCGATATGGCAACGGCCGCCGACGATATCGCGGCGGTGATGGCGTGCGATCCGATCGCGGTGGAAGGTATCGACGCACGACTGGTCGACATCGTCCGGGTGCACCGCGGCGCCACCAGCGGGGTGCCGGAACTGCCGCGCGGCAGTGGCTGGTTGTTCGTCGAGTCCGCCGGTGACACCGCGGCCGAGGCATACGCCGTCGCCGAAAAGCTGTGTCGCACGGTGGGTGCGCTGGACTCCCGGATCGTCACCGATCCCGGTGCCGCCGCGGCACTGTGGCGAATCCGAGCGGAGGGAGCGGGCCTGGCCGGGCGCACGCCGCAGGGGCATCCGGCCTGGCCCGGCTGGGAGGACGCGGCCGTGCCGCCGGCACATCTCGGTGCCTATCTTCGCGATTTCGCGGCGCTGACCAAGGACCACGGCGTGGACGGTCTGCTCTACGGCCATATCGGCGACGGCTGTATCCACGTCCGCCTCGATCTGCCGATCGCCGATGCGCCGCAACGCTTCCGGGCCTTCCTGCACGACGCGGCCGAGCTGGTGGTCCGCTACGGCGGCTCACTCTCCGGTGAGCACGGTGACGGCCGGGCCCGCTCGGAGTTGTTGTCGGTCATGTACTCCCAGGACGCACTCGACGTATTCGCCGGGTACAAGGCACTTTTCGATCCGAACGATAGGTTGAACCCGGGCGTGCTGGTGGCCCCGCGCCCGATCGATACCGATCTGCGGCTGGTCGGTGTGCGTCCGATCGAGGCTGCGGGTGGTTTCGCATTTCCGCACGACAACGGTGATCTCGCCACGGCCGTGCACCGCTGCGTCGGTGTCGGCAAATGCCGCGCCGACACCCGCGCGACCGGCGGTTTCATGTGCCCGTCGTATCTGGCCACCGCCGACGAGAAGGACAGCACCCGCGGTCGGGCGCGCGTACTCCAGGAGGTGGTGCGCGGCGCGCTGCCCTGGTCGTCCGAGGCCGTCGCCGAATCGCTCGATCTGTGCCTGTCCTGCAAGGCGTGTCGCTCCGACTGCCCGGCCGGGGTCGACGTGGCGACCTATAAGTCCGAGGCGCTCTACCGCCGCTACCGACACCGACCGCGCCCGATCGATCACTATGCGCTGGGCTGGCTGCCGCGTTGGCTCGGTGCGGCGGGTCGGGTTCCGCGCATTGCCAACGCGATCTCCGATATCGGCTGGTTGCGCCGAATCGGCCTGCGTGCCGGTGGGGTCGATCCACGTCGCGAGGTTCCGCGGCTGGCGGACCGTAGCTTCCGTCGGATCTGGCGGGACCGGCGGTTATCGGGCGCAGCGCAATCGACGGCCGGTGCGCGGTCGGACGGTGCGGCGCCGTCGGATTCGAATCGGTCTGCGGAAGTGATGCTGTGGATCGACACCTTCACCGACGCGTTCGACCCCGAAATCGCCCTGGCCGCAGTGGAATTGATCGAATCGCTCGGCTATCGCGTGCGCATACCGCAGCGGCGAGTGTGCTGCGGACTCACCTGGATCAGCACCGGTCAGCTCGACGGCGCCCGAGCCCGACTGCGCGCGACATTGACCGCATTGGATGAGCATGTGCGCGGCGGCGGTATCGTCGTCGGCCTCGAACCGTCGTGCACGGCCGTGCTGCGCGCCGATCTGCCGGAACTACTCCCGGATGACCCGCGTGCGGCCGCTACCGCCGCGGCCGTGCGTACCCTCGCGGAGTTTCTCGCCGAACAGCCGAACTGGCGACCGCCACTGCGCACGGGACGGTCGGTGGTGGTCCAACCGCATTGCCATCACCATGCCGTACTCGACTTCAATCAAGATCGCCAAATATTAGCCAGCATGAATGTAAATGTGACAGAGG